One window of Thermococcus sp. genomic DNA carries:
- the tsaA gene encoding tRNA (N6-threonylcarbamoyladenosine(37)-N6)-methyltransferase TrmO, with protein sequence MNFESLKLVPVGYVRKDKGTFIEILPGFWGATDGLREGDWIKLVLWFHESDTPAGRRVFKVHPYGNPKNPLTGVFATRSPYRPNPVALYTVRIHRIEEGKLYIDEIDAIDGTPVVDIKIFVERYDCPKAVPIEEKEARIRAGRMIGEVNLIPRRSEHLDELEEVLPEEYDALILEIGPKTTTLTAKELVELIEALREVYENLPVEIRDRVRTRATRSP encoded by the coding sequence ATGAACTTCGAATCCCTCAAACTCGTTCCCGTCGGCTACGTAAGGAAGGACAAAGGAACCTTCATCGAAATTCTACCCGGGTTCTGGGGGGCCACCGACGGCCTTAGAGAAGGTGACTGGATTAAGCTTGTCCTCTGGTTCCACGAAAGTGATACTCCAGCGGGGAGAAGGGTCTTCAAGGTGCACCCCTACGGGAACCCGAAGAACCCGCTAACAGGTGTCTTCGCGACGCGCTCGCCCTACAGACCGAACCCGGTAGCCCTTTACACCGTCAGAATCCACCGCATCGAAGAAGGCAAACTCTACATAGATGAGATTGACGCCATAGACGGAACGCCCGTGGTGGATATCAAAATCTTCGTCGAGCGCTACGACTGCCCCAAGGCAGTGCCGATAGAGGAAAAGGAAGCCAGGATAAGGGCCGGGAGGATGATAGGCGAGGTGAACCTCATTCCAAGGAGGAGCGAGCACCTTGACGAGCTTGAGGAAGTCTTACCTGAGGAATACGACGCGCTGATACTCGAGATAGGCCCGAAGACGACGACGCTGACGGCAAAAGAGCTGGTGGAGCTTATAGAGGCGCTGAGGGAGGTCTACGAGAACCTGCCGGTGGAGATAAGGGACAGGGTCAGAACACGTGCAACGCGCTCGCCTTGA